The following proteins are co-located in the Silene latifolia isolate original U9 population chromosome 1, ASM4854445v1, whole genome shotgun sequence genome:
- the LOC141587201 gene encoding putative disease resistance protein At4g10780 has product MGNIFKTQFSCGDALVNRCLDCIGEKWEYVSELEQNLKRLETSVHELGSLKKDKITSISIEERQGKKCLDQVQLWLSRVDVKIDKIKRLLENRQREIAKLCIGGCCSTNYVSSYKFGKKVVRRLKEVDDLIKQGKEFKEVATIALPEALVEIPCEPTLGLELKLDSIYSYLLDEDVGIVGLFGESGVGKTALLMQINNKICNETSFDLVIWVAISKQLKLENIQSHIGKKIGFSGDLWMSKSLSEKAVDILNVLKTKKFVLLLDGICESISLTEIGVPLRNSNMSKVVFTTNMEKICSQMRAQKLVKVEPLGLEDSWRLFSDITGEDTFNSNPEIYDLAKELVAECRGVPSILVKMAHDMAGKMTALDWTNAVKSLKRPMSNSQGMCSLEFCAFRMRLVKTVGSIVFGGISA; this is encoded by the coding sequence ATGGGAAATATCTTCAAAACACAGTTCTCATGCGGCGATGCCTTAGTCAATCGCTGCCTGGATTGCATTGGTGAAAAATGGGAGTATGTGAGTGAACTAGAGCAGAATCTTAAACGCTTGGAGACATCAGTTCATGAATTGGGAAGTTTAAAGAAAGATAAAATAACAAGCATTAGCATCGAAGAGAGGCAGGGAAAGAAGTGTTTGGATCAAGTACAACTGTGGCTTTCAAGGGTAGACGTCAAGATAGACAAAATTAAAAGGCTGTTGGAAAATCGCCAACGCGAAATAGCAAAACTGTGCATTGGAGGTTGTTGTTCAACAAATTATGTTTCTAGTTACAAGTTCGGGAAAAAGGtggtaagaagattgaaggaagTAGATGATCTAATAAAACAGGGAAAGGAGTTCAAGGAAGTTGCTACTATAGCACTTCCAGAAGCTTTGGTTGAGATTCCTTGTGAACCGACTCTGGGTTTGGAACTGAAATTAGACAGCATTTATAGCTACCTGTTGGATGAGGATGTTGGTATTGTGGGTTTGTTTGGTGAGAGTGGAGTAGGTAAAACTGCTCTCTTGATGCAGATCAACAACAAGATATGCAATGAAACCAGTTTCGATTTGGTGATTTGGGTCGCCATATCAAAGCAATTGAAGCTTGAGAACATACAGAGTCATATTGGAAAAAAGATCGGGTTTTCTGGGGACCTATGGATGAGCAAAAGCCTTTCTGAGAAAGCAGTAGACATTTTGAATGTGCTAAAGACAAAGAAGTTTGTGCTTTTATTGGATGGTATTTGTGAGTCAATTAGCCTCACAGAAATAGGGGTTCCTCTGAGAAACTCAAACATGTCTAAGGTAGTATTTACGACAAACATGGAGAAAATATGTAGCCAAATGCGTGCTCAAAAACTTGTTAAAGTTGAACCTCTGGGGCTTGAGGATTCTTGGAGACTATTCTCTGATATAACTGGCGAAGACACCTTTAATTCAAATCCTGAAATTTACGATCTTGCCAAAGAACTTGTTGCGGAATGTCGTGGTGTACCTTCTATCCTTGTCAAAATGGCTCACGACATGGCTGGCAAAATGACAGCTCTGGATTGGACAAATGCTGTTAAATCTTTGAAGAGGCCTATGTCCAATTCACAAGGTATGTGCAGTTTGGAGTTCTGTGCTTTCAGAATGCGTTTAGTTAAAACTGTTGGTAGTATTGTTTTTGGTGGGATTTCTGCATAA